The Methylacidimicrobium sp. B4 genome contains a region encoding:
- a CDS encoding STAS domain-containing protein: MLKVIGAGSFEHSFSLRQYCENFIQCGSERFLVDLTECTYLDSTFLGTLAGPALKLRKTGGTFQVAGSSRRVAESIRTLGLDRLFECVEHLTPYDAGDLRPLESGAPHRETTGELLLQAHQTLLECDPKNAPKFQDLVSYLSAEVGRRNRPESS, translated from the coding sequence GTGCTCAAGGTCATCGGTGCTGGCTCGTTCGAGCATTCGTTCTCTCTTCGTCAATATTGCGAGAATTTCATTCAATGTGGAAGCGAGAGGTTCCTGGTCGATCTGACGGAGTGCACCTATCTCGACAGCACCTTTCTTGGCACGCTGGCGGGTCCAGCGCTGAAGCTGAGAAAGACCGGCGGTACTTTTCAAGTCGCCGGAAGCAGCCGTCGGGTGGCGGAGTCGATTCGAACCTTGGGGTTGGATCGACTCTTCGAGTGCGTAGAGCATCTCACGCCCTACGACGCGGGCGATCTTCGACCCTTGGAGTCGGGTGCGCCGCACCGGGAGACGACCGGCGAGCTGCTTCTTCAGGCTCATCAGACTCTCCTGGAGTGTGATCCAAAGAATGCACCGAAGTTCCAGGACCTGGTTTCCTATCTGAGCGCCGAAGTCGGTCGCAGGAACCGCCCGGAATCCAGTTAG
- a CDS encoding PP2C family protein-serine/threonine phosphatase yields MLERLAALLKASAIALLSGGEGGEIGTFWGPGERSTELQRIIERYGKRGGEGDGSPAIEEDGSWTLLPLSGRGFLAVRLEPKGVVPPAVQSAALAVAEAALRLTRRSLPRVADRRSRLLEAELLAAGLFQASLFPRTAPALPGFRVAAVHLSAGELSGDFCDLLPITPHACGILVGDVAGKGIAAALVGGMCRVAVRSQVAASLSPSEVLCRVNRLLHGDLVERSLVAMLYAVIDTETREIRLARAGQEQPLLRQASGVVELDAPGFCLGIDSGESFDAALADVSLVLEPGDLLLFYTDGMTDAVAPCGAMFDKGRLTATLGRTGTLGAQASLEVLCQELASFRSPGGLADDVTLVALERVRS; encoded by the coding sequence TTGTTAGAGCGCTTGGCAGCGCTTCTCAAAGCCTCGGCCATCGCCTTGCTCTCCGGAGGCGAGGGAGGAGAGATCGGGACATTCTGGGGACCGGGGGAGCGATCGACCGAGCTGCAGAGGATCATCGAGCGGTACGGGAAGAGAGGGGGAGAGGGCGATGGATCGCCGGCGATCGAGGAAGACGGATCCTGGACCCTCCTTCCGCTGAGCGGGAGGGGCTTCCTGGCGGTCCGCCTCGAGCCGAAGGGGGTGGTTCCCCCCGCCGTGCAGAGCGCCGCTCTCGCGGTCGCGGAAGCGGCTCTGCGGCTGACAAGGCGGTCGCTCCCCCGCGTCGCTGATCGAAGGAGTCGCCTCCTGGAGGCCGAACTGCTCGCCGCAGGCCTCTTTCAAGCCTCCCTTTTTCCCCGAACGGCTCCGGCCTTGCCCGGCTTCCGTGTAGCCGCCGTTCACCTGTCGGCGGGGGAGTTGAGCGGAGACTTTTGCGACCTGTTGCCCATCACCCCCCATGCCTGCGGCATCCTCGTGGGAGATGTAGCCGGAAAGGGCATTGCTGCCGCCTTGGTCGGAGGGATGTGCCGAGTCGCCGTGCGCTCTCAGGTCGCGGCTTCGCTTTCTCCGTCAGAAGTCTTGTGCCGGGTGAACCGCCTGCTTCACGGAGACCTTGTCGAGCGGAGTCTTGTGGCCATGCTCTACGCGGTGATCGATACGGAGACTCGGGAGATTCGACTGGCCCGAGCGGGGCAGGAGCAACCTCTCCTGCGGCAGGCCTCCGGCGTCGTCGAGCTCGACGCCCCAGGGTTTTGCCTGGGGATCGATTCGGGCGAAAGCTTCGACGCGGCCCTTGCGGACGTGTCCCTGGTGTTGGAGCCGGGGGATCTCTTGCTCTTCTACACCGACGGGATGACCGATGCGGTGGCTCCGTGCGGGGCGATGTTCGACAAGGGGAGACTCACCGCGACGCTCGGCAGGACGGGGACGCTCGGCGCGCAGGCCTCCCTGGAGGTCCTCTGTCAAGAGCTGGCTTCCTTCCGCTCTCCGGGAGGTCTGGCCGACGACGTGACGCTTGTTGCGCTTGAGCGAGTCCGAAGCTAA
- a CDS encoding MBL fold metallo-hydrolase, whose amino-acid sequence MSRTTAPLLRALVLGSGTSQGVPMIGCRCPVCLSPDPRDRRTRASLYVDEGALPFLIDTATDLRAQCLREGITDVGAVLYTHHHADHVLGLDDLRRFCELRRERLPIYGPAATLQILSRMFPYAFDPKAEAAAYVRLLPHPVEGPFPLGSFLVTPLPVPHGHVTTFGYLLERAGRKLLAYLSDCQAVPENILSAIRSVEVLIIDGLRDEPHPTHLTAQQAVKIAAHAEARQTYLTHLTHHKSHRDREAALPSGVGVAFDGLTIILD is encoded by the coding sequence ATGAGTCGAACGACCGCTCCCCTCCTGCGGGCGCTGGTGTTGGGTTCGGGCACCTCGCAGGGAGTGCCGATGATCGGTTGCCGATGCCCGGTCTGTCTTTCTCCCGACCCCCGGGATCGCCGCACCCGCGCGTCGCTCTACGTCGACGAGGGAGCCCTTCCCTTTCTCATCGACACGGCCACCGATCTGCGCGCGCAATGCCTCCGGGAAGGAATCACCGACGTCGGTGCGGTCCTCTACACCCACCATCACGCCGATCACGTTCTCGGCCTCGACGATTTGCGCCGTTTCTGCGAGCTCCGCCGGGAACGCCTTCCCATTTACGGCCCGGCTGCCACTCTGCAGATTCTCAGCCGGATGTTTCCCTACGCTTTTGACCCTAAGGCGGAGGCGGCCGCCTACGTCCGCCTCTTGCCTCACCCGGTAGAGGGTCCCTTTCCTCTCGGCAGCTTCCTCGTGACTCCCTTGCCCGTCCCCCACGGTCACGTCACCACCTTCGGCTACCTGCTCGAACGCGCCGGGCGCAAGCTCCTCGCCTACCTGAGCGACTGCCAGGCCGTTCCGGAGAACATCCTCTCGGCGATCCGCTCGGTCGAAGTCCTGATCATCGACGGGCTCCGGGACGAGCCCCATCCCACGCACCTGACGGCGCAGCAGGCGGTCAAGATCGCGGCGCATGCCGAGGCGCGGCAGACCTACCTGACCCATCTGACGCACCATAAGAGCCACCGGGATCGGGAAGCCGCTCTTCCGAGCGGCGTTGGAGTCGCTTTCGATGGCCTGACGATTATCTTGGATTAA
- the ilvD gene encoding dihydroxy-acid dehydratase, which yields METTTEASSASQGPSSGCHRAYSRQIFDGASRAPNRSMLYPLGFRKEEFGQKDLIGIASTWSQVTPCNMHIDALAREAASGAEEAGTKALIFNTITVSDGISMGTEGMKYSLVSREVIADSVETVAAAEGMDGLVAIGGCDKNMPGCLIALARLNRPGVFVYGGSILPGCFHGKKIDIVSVFEAVGAEAKGALSPEDLAGIESHAIPGPGSCGGMYTANTMACAIEALGMSLPGSSTELAISKEKQAGCRAAGRAVAQLIDRGIRPRDILTRKAFENAITVVMALGGSTNAVLHLLAIAHAAEVELSLDDFQRIGKRVPVLADLKPSGRFAVAEWSAIGGLPPLLRRLLEKGLLHGECLTVTGTTLAENLEGSADYPAGQEIIFPFEKPIKPDGHIVILRGNLAPLGAVAKLTGKEGLRFTGSARVFDSEEAALARILDGSIVQGDVIVIRYEGPKGGPGMREMLSPTSAVMGRGLGKDVALITDGRFSGGSHGFVVGHICPEAAVGGPLAVVQDGDRITIDAEAEEIRLELSAQEIARRRESWTPPQARYQRGVLAKYRSQVGSAHLGAVTDGEGLLRERHSPG from the coding sequence ATGGAAACGACGACCGAAGCATCATCCGCCTCCCAAGGGCCATCGTCCGGCTGCCACCGGGCCTACTCGCGCCAGATCTTCGACGGAGCCTCGCGGGCACCAAACCGCTCGATGCTCTACCCGTTGGGATTCCGGAAAGAGGAGTTCGGGCAGAAGGATCTGATCGGAATCGCATCGACCTGGAGCCAGGTCACCCCCTGCAACATGCACATCGACGCGCTAGCTCGGGAAGCGGCATCGGGTGCGGAGGAAGCGGGCACCAAGGCGCTCATCTTCAATACGATCACCGTTTCCGACGGGATTTCGATGGGCACCGAGGGGATGAAGTACTCCCTGGTCTCGCGGGAAGTGATCGCCGACTCGGTCGAGACGGTCGCGGCAGCGGAGGGGATGGACGGATTGGTGGCGATCGGCGGCTGCGACAAGAACATGCCGGGCTGCCTGATCGCTCTGGCGCGGCTCAACCGCCCTGGCGTCTTCGTCTACGGCGGGAGCATCCTCCCCGGCTGCTTTCACGGGAAGAAGATCGACATTGTCTCGGTCTTCGAAGCGGTGGGCGCGGAAGCCAAGGGCGCTTTGTCCCCGGAAGATCTGGCCGGCATCGAAAGCCATGCGATTCCCGGCCCCGGCTCCTGCGGAGGGATGTATACGGCCAATACGATGGCCTGCGCGATCGAGGCGCTCGGGATGAGCCTTCCGGGAAGCTCGACCGAGCTCGCGATCTCCAAGGAAAAGCAGGCGGGCTGTCGAGCGGCAGGAAGAGCGGTCGCGCAGCTGATCGATCGCGGCATCCGCCCCCGCGACATCCTGACCCGGAAGGCCTTTGAAAACGCGATCACGGTCGTGATGGCGCTCGGCGGATCGACCAACGCGGTACTCCATCTCCTGGCCATCGCCCATGCGGCCGAGGTCGAGCTCAGCCTGGACGATTTCCAGCGCATCGGCAAGCGCGTGCCGGTTCTCGCCGATCTCAAGCCGAGCGGGCGGTTCGCGGTCGCCGAATGGTCGGCGATCGGGGGCCTGCCCCCTCTTTTGCGGAGGCTCTTGGAGAAAGGGCTCCTGCACGGAGAGTGCCTGACCGTGACCGGAACGACCCTCGCGGAAAATCTCGAAGGGAGCGCCGACTATCCCGCCGGGCAGGAGATCATCTTCCCGTTTGAGAAGCCGATCAAGCCCGATGGCCACATCGTCATCCTCCGCGGGAATCTCGCTCCGCTCGGCGCGGTGGCCAAGCTGACGGGGAAGGAGGGTCTCCGCTTCACCGGAAGCGCACGCGTCTTCGACTCGGAGGAAGCGGCCTTGGCGCGCATTCTGGATGGATCGATCGTCCAGGGGGACGTCATCGTCATCCGGTACGAAGGCCCCAAGGGAGGACCCGGGATGCGGGAGATGCTCTCCCCGACCTCGGCTGTCATGGGCCGTGGCCTCGGCAAGGATGTCGCCCTGATCACCGACGGGCGTTTCTCGGGGGGAAGCCACGGCTTTGTCGTGGGGCATATCTGCCCGGAAGCCGCAGTCGGCGGACCGCTGGCCGTGGTGCAAGACGGCGATCGAATCACCATCGATGCCGAAGCCGAGGAGATCCGGCTCGAGCTCTCGGCCCAGGAGATCGCGCGCCGCCGGGAGAGCTGGACTCCTCCCCAGGCCCGCTACCAGCGAGGGGTCCTTGCCAAGTACCGTTCCCAGGTTGGCTCCGCCCATCTCGGAGCGGTGACCGATGGAGAAGGCTTGCTCCGGGAGCGGCACTCACCCGGATGA
- a CDS encoding malonic semialdehyde reductase: MIHSLTTASTLKRISNEALDQLFRKARTHSAWLPTPVPVEELQEIYALTRLGPTSANGSPARFVFLTTSAAKERLLPALTPGNVEKARSAPVNVIIAWDVEFYEKLPTLFPHADARSWFVGNPALVEETAFRNSSLAGAYFILAARAMGLDCGPMSGFDASKVNAEFFPDGRWKANFLCNLGHGDSRGLFPRSPRLEFEEACLVL; encoded by the coding sequence ATGATCCATAGCCTGACTACCGCCTCGACGCTCAAGAGAATTTCCAACGAAGCCCTGGATCAACTCTTCCGCAAGGCGCGCACCCATTCGGCCTGGCTTCCGACCCCCGTTCCCGTCGAAGAACTCCAGGAGATCTACGCTCTGACTCGACTCGGCCCCACGAGCGCGAACGGCTCCCCGGCCCGGTTTGTGTTCCTCACGACATCCGCGGCCAAGGAGCGCCTGCTGCCGGCGCTAACGCCGGGGAACGTGGAGAAGGCGCGCTCCGCCCCCGTTAACGTGATCATCGCCTGGGACGTCGAGTTCTACGAGAAGCTCCCCACGCTCTTCCCTCACGCGGACGCGCGTTCGTGGTTCGTCGGGAATCCCGCGCTCGTCGAGGAAACCGCCTTCCGGAACAGCTCTCTTGCCGGGGCCTATTTCATCCTTGCCGCGCGGGCCATGGGCCTGGACTGCGGTCCGATGTCGGGATTTGACGCCTCGAAAGTCAATGCGGAGTTCTTCCCCGATGGCCGATGGAAGGCGAACTTCCTCTGCAATCTCGGCCATGGAGATTCTCGCGGGCTCTTTCCCCGCAGCCCTCGCCTGGAGTTTGAGGAAGCCTGCCTCGTGCTATGA
- a CDS encoding TatD family hydrolase: MWIDTHAHLDFPEFSKDREEVIARAQAEGIDRILIVATDLGSSRASLALAQEHPTLACTVGIHPKSAHEAPPDFLEELQDIVSRKEVAAIGEIGLDYHRLPSDPEAAEREKESQRRIFRAQLALARRRELPVVIHQRSAWEETLALLEETGNAVPCVFHCFGEGPERQQELIQRGHFVSFTGIVTFSNAPLAHASARAVPTDRFFVETDCPFLAPVPYRGRRCEPWHVRLVGEEIARLRGLPSSAVAEMSSRNARAFFRLTD; the protein is encoded by the coding sequence ATGTGGATCGATACCCACGCCCATCTCGATTTCCCGGAGTTCTCGAAGGATCGGGAAGAGGTCATCGCCCGAGCGCAAGCGGAGGGGATCGACCGCATCCTCATCGTCGCGACCGACCTCGGATCGAGCCGCGCCTCGCTCGCCCTGGCACAGGAGCACCCGACGCTGGCCTGCACTGTGGGCATCCACCCGAAGAGCGCCCATGAAGCTCCACCCGATTTCCTCGAGGAGCTCCAAGACATTGTCTCGCGCAAGGAGGTGGCCGCCATTGGGGAAATCGGCCTCGACTACCACCGCCTTCCCTCCGATCCAGAAGCGGCGGAACGCGAAAAGGAGAGCCAGCGACGGATCTTCCGAGCCCAACTCGCCCTGGCTAGAAGAAGAGAGCTCCCCGTGGTCATCCATCAGCGATCCGCGTGGGAGGAGACCCTTGCGCTTCTCGAGGAAACGGGCAATGCGGTCCCTTGTGTCTTCCACTGCTTCGGAGAAGGTCCGGAACGGCAGCAGGAATTGATCCAGCGCGGCCACTTCGTCTCCTTCACCGGAATCGTCACCTTTTCCAACGCACCGCTAGCCCACGCGAGCGCCCGAGCGGTGCCGACCGACCGGTTCTTCGTCGAGACCGACTGCCCCTTCCTGGCCCCCGTCCCCTATCGGGGCAGGCGGTGCGAGCCCTGGCACGTCCGCCTGGTAGGTGAAGAGATCGCCCGTCTGCGCGGGCTGCCCTCGTCGGCCGTGGCCGAGATGAGCTCGCGCAATGCGCGAGCCTTTTTCCGATTAACCGATTGA
- a CDS encoding helix-turn-helix domain-containing protein: MPHAESCPAVREVLNRVGDKWSILVVVLLRDRSKRFSELRRAIEGISQRMLTLTLRGLERDGLVKRTVEPTIPPRVDYELTALGRTLLKPVQALEEWALEHRDAIQHARRRYDETGQRTKEAAG; this comes from the coding sequence ATGCCTCACGCGGAGAGTTGCCCCGCCGTGCGCGAGGTGCTGAACCGAGTGGGGGACAAATGGAGTATTTTGGTCGTTGTTCTCCTGCGCGACCGGTCGAAACGCTTCAGCGAGCTTCGACGGGCGATCGAGGGCATTTCGCAGCGCATGCTTACGCTGACCCTGCGGGGTCTCGAGCGAGACGGTCTGGTGAAGCGGACCGTCGAGCCAACGATCCCCCCGCGCGTCGATTACGAATTGACCGCCCTCGGCCGAACCCTCCTCAAGCCGGTACAGGCCTTGGAGGAATGGGCGCTGGAACATCGCGACGCCATCCAACACGCCCGGCGCCGGTACGATGAGACCGGGCAGCGCACGAAGGAAGCCGCGGGATGA
- the pheT gene encoding phenylalanine--tRNA ligase subunit beta, whose translation MKLSWQWLNQYCEVTVSVEEAVDRLTMSGLEVTQWRRRGPEDPRIVAAEVVDWRPHPGADRLRLVRVRIPDKELGIVCGASNFDRGDRVALALIGAVLPGGLEIARRRIRGEESEGMLCSAEELGLEEGRSEGILLLPAGSDLGTPLASILPTDIEWIVEVTPNRPDLLSYRGIARELAALGCGRLLPFPQGNASSSFDPFPGRVVLGAPDGAPWYAPALLEGMEIQPSPSWLQERLRGSGVRPVNVVVDITNFVLFELGEPLHAFDADAFPDCEIAVRRAAPGERFLTLGDQEMALDPADLVIASRRGPEALAGVIGGRRSAVSEKTTRVLLECAWFRPTEIRAAGRRHSVSTEASYRFERRVDPGVAWLARERAIRLLLELAGGRLVGTSTFGALPFPQTPIWLQRRTVERLCGELPPSDEIEAILSGLGLELVEKNDSGWLWQVPSHRADLEGEADLVEEIVRMRGLAEVPSRVSVGWTEKSRDDKRWDRREAVRSALAARGWQECLCLPFVAGDPEGVGVELSNPASSEFRFLRSDLGSGLLATARANWAKGNRSLRLFELGRVVHRCEGRVEERERLAVLAAGEAGEPHWLTRERTLDFYDVKGLADFLEESFSFPKEARLRLERISREEAAKHEIDAEIVLLEYDLEHWLGQEWARTVFRPLPIYPPVRRDIAVVVDEAVTHSEIRRLIEATRPPCLEGLRLFDLFRDPSGARLPAGTKSLAYALTFRASDRTLTDKEVNGWMETVKNALRSRGWSLRET comes from the coding sequence ATGAAACTTTCCTGGCAATGGCTGAACCAATATTGCGAAGTTACGGTTTCGGTCGAGGAGGCCGTCGACCGCTTGACGATGAGCGGCCTGGAGGTCACGCAGTGGAGGCGACGAGGACCGGAAGACCCGAGGATCGTAGCGGCCGAGGTTGTCGATTGGCGTCCACATCCGGGTGCCGACCGGCTTCGGCTCGTTCGCGTCCGGATTCCCGATAAAGAGCTTGGCATCGTCTGCGGCGCGTCCAACTTCGACCGGGGGGATCGGGTCGCTCTCGCCCTCATCGGAGCTGTGCTTCCTGGAGGGCTCGAGATCGCGCGGAGACGGATTCGAGGGGAGGAGTCGGAGGGGATGCTCTGCTCGGCCGAGGAGCTGGGGCTGGAGGAGGGGAGATCGGAAGGGATCCTGCTGCTCCCCGCCGGGAGCGATCTCGGGACTCCCCTCGCATCGATTCTCCCGACCGACATCGAGTGGATCGTCGAGGTGACTCCCAATCGGCCCGATCTCCTCTCCTATCGAGGGATCGCGCGGGAGCTGGCCGCTTTGGGCTGCGGTCGCCTGCTCCCCTTCCCCCAGGGCAATGCTTCTTCCTCCTTTGATCCCTTCCCGGGGAGGGTCGTCTTGGGCGCGCCCGACGGGGCGCCCTGGTATGCCCCCGCCTTGCTCGAAGGAATGGAGATCCAGCCGAGCCCGTCGTGGTTGCAGGAGCGGCTGCGGGGTTCGGGCGTCCGGCCCGTGAATGTGGTGGTCGACATCACCAACTTCGTGCTCTTCGAGCTAGGGGAGCCCCTGCATGCCTTCGATGCGGACGCCTTCCCGGATTGCGAGATCGCGGTCCGGCGCGCGGCTCCAGGCGAGCGGTTCCTCACTCTGGGCGATCAGGAGATGGCCCTCGATCCGGCGGACCTGGTGATCGCGAGCCGACGGGGGCCGGAGGCCTTGGCCGGGGTCATCGGGGGCCGGCGCTCGGCCGTATCGGAGAAGACGACGCGCGTTCTCCTGGAGTGTGCCTGGTTCCGTCCGACCGAGATCCGGGCCGCAGGCCGCCGGCATTCGGTTTCGACCGAAGCCTCCTATCGATTCGAGAGGAGGGTGGATCCCGGTGTGGCCTGGCTTGCGCGGGAAAGAGCGATCCGTCTGCTCTTGGAGCTGGCGGGTGGCAGGCTCGTCGGAACATCGACTTTTGGTGCGCTACCCTTCCCGCAAACGCCAATTTGGCTACAAAGACGAACGGTGGAGCGGTTATGCGGAGAGCTTCCCCCGTCCGACGAGATCGAGGCGATTTTGAGCGGTCTGGGGCTGGAGCTGGTCGAAAAGAACGACTCTGGCTGGCTCTGGCAGGTCCCCAGTCATCGGGCCGACCTGGAAGGAGAAGCCGACCTGGTGGAGGAGATCGTTCGAATGCGCGGCCTAGCCGAGGTGCCTTCTCGGGTTTCCGTCGGATGGACGGAGAAGAGTCGGGACGACAAGCGATGGGATCGTCGGGAAGCGGTGCGAAGCGCGCTGGCGGCGCGAGGATGGCAGGAGTGCCTCTGCTTGCCCTTTGTCGCGGGCGATCCGGAAGGGGTTGGAGTCGAGCTGTCGAACCCCGCGAGTAGTGAGTTTCGCTTTCTCCGCTCCGATCTCGGATCGGGCCTGCTTGCGACCGCCCGTGCCAATTGGGCGAAGGGCAATCGGAGCCTCCGCCTCTTCGAGCTTGGCCGGGTCGTCCATCGGTGCGAGGGACGGGTCGAGGAGCGGGAACGCCTTGCGGTGCTCGCGGCCGGAGAGGCAGGGGAGCCTCATTGGTTGACGCGGGAGCGTACCCTCGACTTTTACGACGTCAAGGGACTGGCGGATTTTCTGGAGGAGTCCTTTTCCTTCCCCAAAGAGGCGCGACTTCGACTGGAGCGCATCTCCCGGGAGGAGGCTGCCAAGCACGAGATCGATGCGGAGATCGTGCTCCTGGAATACGATCTCGAGCACTGGCTTGGGCAGGAATGGGCCAGGACCGTCTTCCGGCCGTTGCCGATCTATCCTCCGGTTCGGCGGGACATCGCCGTCGTCGTCGACGAGGCCGTGACCCATTCCGAAATCCGTCGCCTGATCGAGGCGACCCGGCCGCCATGCCTGGAAGGGCTGCGGTTGTTCGACCTCTTTCGGGATCCCTCGGGGGCTCGACTGCCGGCTGGAACCAAGTCGCTCGCCTACGCCTTGACTTTCCGGGCCTCCGATCGCACCCTAACGGACAAAGAGGTCAACGGGTGGATGGAGACCGTCAAGAACGCCCTGCGATCTCGAGGCTGGTCGCTCCGGGAGACCTGA